One part of the Vitis riparia cultivar Riparia Gloire de Montpellier isolate 1030 chromosome 8, EGFV_Vit.rip_1.0, whole genome shotgun sequence genome encodes these proteins:
- the LOC117920605 gene encoding uncharacterized protein LOC117920605 — MLEDIGKLPNIKRTLERAISLNGYIYNCSELLNMMRRFTGQRELLRPTKTRFATAFITLSRLHEQKNNLRKMFTSSDWSDSKRAKEQKGKTIANIVLMPSFWNTIVFYLKVSGPLVRVLRLVDGEKKAPMGDIYEAMNRAKDAIVRSFNGNEEKYKEIFNIIDKRWEIQLHRPLHAAGYFLNPEFFYDKLEIEHDAEIMSDLYKCILRLTRDLAKQEKVVAEVSLFTNAQGLFGNELAVRTRKTRAPAEWWAAYGASAPNLQKFAMKVLNLTCSASGCERNWSIFENIHSKRRNRLDHQRLNDLVYIKYNRALKRRYNEHDFVFDDDNLTWGDVARAAGAEEASYKEIGQAAEIPASDLKKCLKSMACVKGKNILGKKQRMKEGQEEIAEDWLEKLSGMMLYFLSYSLVTLKSVPLDLVNGLRERSCRL, encoded by the exons ATGTTGGAAGATATTGGAAAGCTACCAAACATCAAGAGGACATTGGAGAGGGCTATATCACTAAATGGGTATATTTATAATTGCTCAGAGCTACTCAACATGATGAGGCGGTTTACTGGACAAAGGGAATTGCTTAGGCCTACTAAGACTCGGTTTGCAACTGCTTTCATCACATTATCGCGattgcatgaacaaaaaaacaatttgaggaAGATGTTTACAAGCTCAGATTGGTCAGATAGTAAACGGGCAAAAGAGCAGAAGGGGAAAACTATAGCCAACATAGTTctaatgccttcattttggaacACTATTGTGTTTTACTTAAAGGTTTCGGGTCCCCTAGTTCGTGTGCTTCGTttggttgatggtgaaaaaaaagcTCCTATGGGAGACATCTATGAGGCCATGAATAGAGCTAAGGATGCAATTGTGagaagttttaatggaaatgaagagaagtacaaagaaatcttcaacATCATTGATAAGAGGTGGGAGATTCAGCTTCATCGGCCTTTGCATGCAGCAGGGTACTTTTTGAACCCGGAATTCTTCTATGATAAGCTAGAAATAGAGCATGATGCCGAGATTATGAGTGATTTGTATAAATGCATCTTAAGGCTAACAAGAGACCTtgctaagcaagaaaaagttGTGGCCGAAGTGAGTTTGTTCACAAATGCCCAAGGACTATTTGGGAATGAGTTAGCTGTTAGGACAAGAAAGACTAGAGCACCag CTGAATGGTGGGCTGCATATGGAGCTTCAGCTCCAAATTTGCAAAAGTTTGCAATGAAAGTCCTCAACTTAACATGCAGTGCATCAGGTTGTGAACGAAAttggagcatctttgaaaat ATTCATAGCAAGAGGAGAAATAGGTTAGATCATCAACGCTTGAATGATTTGGTGTACATCAAGTATAATCGAGCCTTGAAGAGAAGATACAATGAAC atgattttgtatttgatgatgacaaTTTGACATGGGGTGATGTTGCTAGAGCTGCTGGAGCTGAGGAGGCCAG TTATAAAGAAATAGGGCAAGCTGCAGAGATCCCTGCCTCAGATTTAAAGAAATGCCTGAAGTCTATGGCTTGTGTTAAGGGAAAGAATATTCTCGGGAAGAAGCAAAGGATGAAGGAGGGCCAAGAAGAAATTGCCGAAGATTGGCTTGAGAAGTTGTCAGGCATGATGTTGTATTTCCTATCATATTCTTTGGTCACATTGAAGTCAGTCCCTCTGGATCTCGTAAATGGATTGAGGGAGAGGTCATGCAGGCTCTAG